From one Streptomyces sp. Q6 genomic stretch:
- a CDS encoding class F sortase, translating to MSPAPAKTRRPSWSLLAVVLLAGVLLVHHGVSQADGPPQPEPGAAKLGTTTPPADPLPASTPVRVRIPEIHVNAPLTRVGRDKEGWLDAPPPRDANLAGWFTGAVTPGERGTAVIDGHVDNADGPAVFYGLGSLKKGQHIEVDRADRTTAVFEIHGIDVVDKTDFPDRRVYGSTGLPELRVITCGGSYDKRRGYTGNVVLYGLLTSVRDRS from the coding sequence GTGTCCCCGGCCCCCGCGAAGACCCGCCGCCCCTCCTGGTCGCTGCTCGCCGTGGTGCTCCTGGCGGGCGTGCTGCTCGTGCACCACGGTGTCTCGCAGGCGGACGGCCCGCCGCAGCCCGAGCCCGGCGCCGCGAAACTCGGTACGACGACGCCGCCCGCCGACCCGTTGCCCGCCTCGACGCCCGTCCGCGTGCGGATACCGGAGATCCACGTGAACGCGCCGCTGACCCGGGTCGGCCGCGACAAGGAGGGGTGGCTGGACGCGCCCCCGCCTCGTGACGCGAACCTGGCGGGCTGGTTCACCGGGGCCGTGACGCCCGGCGAGCGCGGCACGGCCGTCATCGACGGCCATGTCGACAACGCGGACGGGCCCGCCGTCTTCTACGGTCTCGGCTCCCTCAAGAAGGGCCAGCACATCGAGGTCGACCGCGCCGACCGCACCACCGCCGTGTTCGAGATCCACGGCATCGACGTCGTCGACAAGACCGACTTCCCCGACCGCCGGGTCTACGGCAGCACGGGCCTGCCCGAGCTGCGTGTCATCACCTGCGGCGGCAGCTACGACAAGCGTCGGGGCTACACGGGGAACGTCGTGCTGTACGGGCTGCTCACCTCGGTCCGCGACCGCTCCTGA
- a CDS encoding metalloregulator ArsR/SmtB family transcription factor encodes MPHSDPLSSAAGAHLREPDSVRLAEATRVFALLSDATRLHLLWLLALEESDVGSLAERVAASRTAVSQHLAKLRLAGLVEARRDGRHMHYRLTDGHLRRLVTEALSHADHRVTGQAPHD; translated from the coding sequence ATGCCACACAGCGACCCCCTGTCATCTGCGGCCGGTGCGCATCTGCGGGAACCGGACAGCGTCCGGCTGGCCGAGGCGACCCGGGTGTTCGCCCTGCTCTCGGACGCCACCCGGCTGCATCTGCTGTGGCTGCTCGCCCTGGAGGAGTCGGACGTCGGCTCCCTGGCCGAACGCGTCGCCGCCTCCCGCACGGCGGTCAGCCAGCACCTGGCGAAGCTGCGGCTCGCGGGCCTGGTGGAGGCCCGCCGCGACGGCCGCCACATGCACTACCGGCTCACCGACGGCCATCTGCGCCGCCTGGTCACGGAGGCGCTCAGCCACGCGGACCACCGGGTGACCGGGCAGGCTCCGCACGACTGA